Genomic segment of Dunckerocampus dactyliophorus isolate RoL2022-P2 chromosome 13, RoL_Ddac_1.1, whole genome shotgun sequence:
CACGGATCTGTAGAAAATTACAATCATTGAAGCACGTGACTGTCAAGTCATGTGACTCTCAGCACTTGGATCACATCACCAACATCAGGTCCACTCCGCACCCTCTGCAGAGGGGGCTTCACTTTGTCTACTAAGTGCAGATCACTGCGGGGGGGGGGATGACGGCTGGATGGGGCGGAGCTTACTTGTACACGTGAAGCGTGACGAGAACCACACCGAAGAGAAAAATAACAACACGACTGGAAAGTCATAGAATTACAGAAATGATTTTTACGAGAAGCGTGTAACTTTGCGGGCAAAGTCATGATATTGCGAGAAAAAGGCTGTCATTTCGGATGAAAAGAGTGGTAATATTACACCGATAAAgtcattacagaaaaaaaaacatgaaaaaagctgtgatttttggatgaataaagtcataatattacgacaataacatcatataaaaaaaacattatgaaaaaaatatttttagatgcatcaagttgtaatattacaacaagaAAGCCATACTACCAAAAAAAAGCTGTTATTTGTAAACAAATGACGCAATATGACattagaaaaatgtattttgggaTGAactaagtcataatattacaataaagtgataatattatggggaaaaggcaatatggtttaaaaaaagaagctgttatttgtatgaataaatataacaatgaaagcaatatgagagaaaaaaaagctgttttctggacgataacgtcataatattatggccaTAAAGTCATAAAGCAGGAAAGAGTTACTTTAAAAATAGTACTATTATAAGAAAATCTGTTCATTTTGAATGATAAAAAGTTGCACTATCATGacaatgaagttgtaatattatgaaaaatgttttaaaagaaaaaaaatgttatttttggataaagtcgtcatatttttacaataaagtcataatatgggaaaaaaatggatgaataaagtcataatatgacaataaagtcgtaatattatgggaaaaaagtcataatactacgggaaaaaaaaacttatttttggATGATTAAAGttgccataatattacggggggaaaaaagctgttATCCTTtgataaataagtcataatataacaacaaaAGTCATATTAGGAGATTCCAGTGAAAACTAACAAAGTGATATTGTGAAAATAACAACTTTTCCCGCTCATCATTGAACTCTTTCTTCTGTTTCAGTTTCtgtttcagtgtggccctaaagCTCCGTGGTACtttaggccatgtccacatATGAGGGTATTagaaataatacagtaatcatAGTTAAAGTCACAACACCAACCACCATTAACCCAGTGGCACATggagcattaaaaaaatcaaatgaaaatcaATCACAAGTTGATGTATGCAAAGCGGCAGGGGGTGCTCTAGCTCTAACCATAAGGGAAGagctcaaaaacaaaagtacaattttgcgtttttgaaaaatatttgcatTCTTGTGGGCATGAGCATATTTTGTGCCGCTTAATGTCCCTTCCAGTCGCCACCCCGCTGCGTGGAAACGCTGATAACAAGTTCGAACTGCTATGCAAGTGCGAATGTGCGCTCGAGAGGTCACGCTGCGACAAGCTGCGACATTCAGTGATCATCTCCGCTTGGCTCCGGCCTTAGACTATTTATTTACAGCTTACTTCAAGGCGAAGGCTGGCTGCCATCGcgtctatgtacacaaaagaagAAAGATGAGGCGCGGGGCTGCGTGGGAATGAAGAAGTGATTGTGCACCTCGGTCAAAAGTGAGAAAAAGTCCTGGCTTGGAGATACAGAAACAAAGTCTCCCTTCATGAGGCAGCAGGCCCAGCAATCATTCAGTCTAAAGGCAAATCAGACAGGACTTGATCCACAAACTCCTCTCTATGCAATACAACATGATTTATAAAAGTAAATCATAAATCAAAGGGTCTTTTTTGGTGTTCCACATCAGGCATATTGGCTGTGCTTGCACCAGACTGGATGGtcaagcatcatcatcatcatcagtgaaGGCCTCTCCTCGTGGTCGTCATACCTGAGGTGTAGCATGGGTGCGTGAAGCATGGCTCATGTTGGATTGTGCGCCAACATGGCATCTTAGCCAATTCTGTCAGAAAACCAATATTCCATTCAGGCTCAGTGGACGGTAACTCAGGCGGCGGCAGTGGACGACGAGAATCATCCGCACGTTGCTAAATCAAGTAGGTAAGCTCTGCGTTGACTGGGAAATAATCACACACGCTAAAGTGTGACCAGACTTGACGGTGCGGAAACAGCTCGCGTGTTTGCCAAGTGTGCGGGAATCTTGCAAGGGGATGTCCTGCACGCTTGTCATGCCCTGGAGGTGCGGTGGTTTCACAGGTCAGGTGGCCGACGTCTGGCGGGCGGGGCGGCCCGCGGACGAGGCGCTGTAGGTGCGGGACCGCTGCCTGATGGCCAGCCGGCAGGGGAGTTCCAGCTCCTGGAAGAGAGGAGTGCCGGTGATGTCGGCCGCCTCGGGGCGCTCGCTGGGGCTCCGCGACAGCATGGAGCGCACCATGCTCAGCTAGGACACACAAAACAGACGGTGAGGAGCTAGGGCTAATGCTAACAGGCTTCAACTTAaagcagaaaacacacacacagtacagacATCTAAAAATAGCCAAGAGGAATGCTGGGGTAGCAGGCCAAAGGTTCCTGCGGCACTGCAGCATCCCAGATGATCCAATGGGATTATTGTTAATCTCATTGCCAAGTAAACAGCTACACGTTACGACTAGCTCCTCCCCCTCGCACTCTATTCCATATCTGACCCGCACATGTGTgcatttcattttgtgttgttttaaaatGCAACTTTACAGAAACGTCACGAGTGTGTTTGTTTTAACCAGAGAGCCAGCAGTTCCCCCTCACAGCCACGAGGAGGCAGCAGAGGGCCACTCACCTCTTGAAAGTTGTTTTTGGAGAAGCACTCTGGGAAGTGAAGAGCTCTCACCTCAGTGAGCGTCTAGAGAGATGATGTGCACACGTGACAGTGGAGATGAGCATAATCAGGTAAAAGCAGTGATGTAAACGGATCCAACAGAGACGGACAGAAGTGATGCTGACTCACCCTTACTCTCTCCATCTGGGTCCTAAAAGGGTGGAGCAGCTCAAACAGGATCAGACCCAGAGAGTAAATGTCCACCTTGTGCGAGTACGAGTGTCCAGAGAGCTGCCCCAAGAAAAGTGTACAAAGATTTAGAAGCAGTCTAAGAAGCACCGAGTGCATCTGCGTCCGCTCCGTGGTCCCTCACCTGCTCGGGGCTCATATAGAGCTTGGTGCCCACCTGGCCCGTGTGGCGGGTGAGGAGCGGGGCGGGCGTCAAGGCGCTGTGCTCGTgctcgtcctcgtcctcctcctgctccatggCCGTCACCAGACCCAGGTCCCCCACCTTCACCACGTCGTCCATGGTGAAGAAAATGTTTGAGGGCTGCAAACGTGCACAAACATGAATACACATCACTGGGAAGGTACATGGCCAAAATGTATCGACTGGTCATCACTTGCACTTTCGTCAAACGTGGAATTTGAGAGTTTGTGTGAGTGATTCATTTTAACCAGCAGAGGGGGCCATTAACTGTAAATGTCTCACGCGTCATCACGGAGCTACATGAGcggaggtaggattgcaaggtttatagtgtgtctttctgtgtcaaTATCCCTTGTTAGAACGTGGACACCCGCGGCTTACAGACGAGTGCGgcctgtatacagtatgtacaacattttgtcctctttaaatttggtgggtgcagcTCATATTCAGGTGAGtacggaatttacggtactgtAACGCAAGAACAGAGCATTGGAAGGGGCAGGAAGGGAACTGCAGGTGTTTTTCGACttcctggaacacatttattgcaaaacatgaGCATGAGTTTTTGTGTAAAATGGTCTATTTTCTCTGTTTATATCTAGTATATTAGgaaatacgagtgtaaaggtgactacaggggtgttatttcatgtctatagagctctaataatgttaagaccTGTActtaaaaggtcataaacaagttttctatgctctaacaaaaacattccatttctaAAGAAGAAATCGTACGTTGCGGAGCCAATTAACcaagataaacgagggattgctgtacacTTTGAACAGGAATTGTACAGTTGTATCtcggcctgtcatgataattgataaatcgaacgataaaaaatGAAACCACGTCAAACTacgtatttctttttttaaccagaatgaacaaggtgagcgcatgaacaccgacaaaCTGAGATGTCACATTTGTCCGAAGgacgaggaagcaggggaatACGACCAACTTGTTTGCACACCTAAAACGGAGGTGGAAAGGAGCCTTCGTCCCCGACGGTGAGTTAGTGTCGCTCGCTAAAttgcaaaacaaatgcaacattttgggaaatgttaaaaatgtttgacagacagtacgaattgcctgggagaaggCACATGCacaacatgtcacaaacagcaattcctgaactattaaccgagtgaaagaagacgtgctGAAGGGCATCAGAAACATAGCATTTTACtctgccaccacagatatgtgggccagctcaaatatgacaccctacattagtttaacaatacactacataactgtgtgtgtggtttttattcaagtgttttttttttcttaacagagagtccattttatttttagtttttttggtcttttgtttgtttaatttatgatgttgtttaatttatttaaaagctcttgacattccaattacaatgttaaatactcttgagaaattaaagtttattgcttttgatactcattattatgccatattatacatgaaaaaatggtctaaaaaaatgtcaataatattgattatcgacaataatttgtaggacaattatcgaccagtaaaatttgttatcgtgacagtaTTTTTCACTAGGGTTAACGcgtcaaagttaacgcgttcACAATGAGTAAATGGAAATTCCCTTTGacgctgctatttttttttttaatacatgatTAACGTATCCTGTTTGATCCtcagcccacaccgtagtttgaggaaacgcagccgtgtggcagttgatgtggagccacaagcgagaacaaatattgagcggaaatggacaaagaaaagagtATTTTGAATAGTAAGCCCTTGCTGATGGCTATGtcgaccaaagttatttgtatctactgttactgtatttgtatctactgttactgtatttgtatctactgttaatgtatttgtatctactgttatttgtatctactgttatttgtatctactgttactgtatttgtatctactgttaatgtatttgtatctactgttatttgtatctactgtaattgtatttgtatctactgttactgtatttgtatctactgtaatttgtatctactgttactgtatttgtctctactgttatttgtatctactgttatTTGTCTCTactgttattgtatttgtatctactgttactgtatttgtatctactgttatttgtatctactgtaatttgtatctactgttactgtatttgtctctactgttatttgtatctactgttatTTGTCTCTactgttattgtatttgtatctactgttatttgtatctactgttactgtatttgtctctactgttatttgtatctactgttatttgtatctactgttacTGTATTTGTAGCTACTGTTATTTGTCTCTActgttactgtatttgtatctactgttatttgtatctactgtaatttgtatctactgttatTTGTCTCTactgttatttgtatctactgttacTGTATTTGTAGCTACTGTTATTTGTCTCTActgttactgtatttgtatctactgttatttgtatctactgtaatttgtatctactgttatTTGTCTCTactgttatttgtatctactgttacTGTATTTGTAGCTACTGTTATTTGTCTCTActgttactgtatttgtatctactgttatttgtatctactgttatttgtatctactgttacTGTATTTGTAGCTACTGTTATTTGTCTCTActgttactgtatttgtatctactgttatttgtatctactgtaatttgtatctactgttatTTGTCTCTactgttatttgtatctactgttacTGTATTTGTAGCTACTGTTATTTGTCTCTActgttactgtatttgtatctactgttatttgtatctactgttatttgtatctactgttatTTGTCTCTACTGtgactgtatttgtatctactgttatTTGTCTCTactgttatttgtatctactgtaatTTGTATCTCATGtaatttgtatctactgttaatgtatttgtatctactgttctttgtatctactgtcgctgatAGTTGAATTGTCACCAGAGGACTTTGAGTCTCAAACGCCAGAGAGAAGGTACTgcagcactgcaggtattttttattgtcatttatacagtggtaccatGCATTTAAGTGTCCCAACtaagtgtttttttagatgAGAGCTATCTCTCGgctatttttttggtttcaacTGCGAGCTAAAACCTGGGTTACAAGCTagtagttaccggcaggcatagctgaggacagctgtttgggggcttgtgtcaatgtgacaaaggcggaagtgagcgagtacacacacagcgctcaatgagatggcagtaaaagCTAGCAAGGGAATTTATTGtcgttattatttattagtgacTTAGTAGCGGTTTTGCTTAAGCTGCAAACTGCAGTGTTTGTCAATGAATAAAACAGTTTGCAGATGAGTACAAGTTGCCTGTTGAAAGACCCGTGGTGTCATACTCCCACGGCATTCAAGTCTCCGGACtaagaaaagtgcaataaaaaaagggtgtgtgtgtctctgtaaGAGTGTTTGGAAGGAATGTACAAGCTGTCACCTGACTATACTACAGGATATGGGCGCAGTCCTAGTTCTGTAAGCTAgactgttcttgagcactttttttttttcgtaagttgtgaatatttatttttctaacaccctgttttcatttcactttgttTAAAAACCTTTGTTATGCTAGTCATAATGATATTTTGGGAGATTActtgcttgacaatgcttaatggTATTTGAGTGACGGAGGTTTAGCTGACCAATGTCTGctttgtacattgtgtttgtttttttatacaatgACGCCCATTTTatatttaccatgcacatgacaataaaactctcttgaatcttgaattttgtgttgagctgtgttaaaaaaacggctgtttaataaacaaaaatgatcGTAATGCAAACACATTATTCAGTCtcattatagataaaaacttatttctgTCTGCAATTAATTAACCGCAATTAATTACCAattaactatggacaacatgCAATTCatcacaaatataaatattttataaatattttaatcgaatGACAGCCCTCTGTTTTACTCatcttttatatttgtattgttcaCTTGTTTTTAGCGAGACACTTTTTCAAATCTGACGGGgtgaaaaatagccttttggctGATTCTGGTTCATTTGCAGATATGCCACTTAATGTACACCGTCGCTgtcaaataaacaatatttctgtcacttctgtttttatttatttatgtattcatttatctttaatcgccttatacattttatttatgaattcatgATTCAACACGTCAAActcaggaagtgaacaaatatgAGTAACTGCTGCGACATGGAGAAGGTGTAGGagtaaataagctctgcttcctcctcctACTTTCAGACATGGtgaattgtgtaaatgtaaacTGTAAAATGTTGCTCAGTGTAACTAACACGTTTCATTCCATCGACTGTGACCTTGTGGCGTGGTGCGTGCAGACAGTGTTCACCTTGAGGTCCCTGTGCATGAGGCCCTTGCTGTGCAGGAAGTCGACAGCCTCCGCGATCTGGAGGAAGATGTCCAAACACTGGTTGTGCTCCCTCTGCTCGGGGAGGCACCGCTGAGCCATCCAGTCCTTCAAGTTCTCCTTGCGGCACAGCTGCATCTGGATGTACAGGTACACCTGGAGAGGGGTCGCATCCAGATTAGCGTCTTTCACAAAAACAAGGCCGAGGTTCCTCAGAATGAAAATGTCTGACTGACCTTGGGAGAAGGTTGTGCTCGCTGGCTCGGAGGAAACGAGGGGAGCGCCAGTGCGAGAGAGGTGGGCCGAGGAGGTGATGATGAGGAGGGGTGAGAGTTTTCCTGCTGTTTGGTGTGTGAGGAAGATGAACCGTTCTTCTCCACGTTGGCCGAGTCTGGATGGGCGGCACTAGAGGCCGAGTCCGTCTCGGCATCTGCATCCCCATCGCATCCCGAATCCTCAAAGACGATGtcaaaggaggaggaggtgcagTCGCTCGGCCCGCGCGGGGGGCATAGCTCGAAGGACTCTGGAGTATCCGAGGCCTCCGGGTCGGCCTGGCTGTCCCGCTCCGACATCAGGCTGTCGTGGCCCAGCACGGGGTGGAAAGACAGGTCTCCGTTCATGCTGAAGCCTGCAGCCTCTCTGGAGCTGCTGGAGAGAAGCGGATGATGCCCGTTGACAGACGGCTCCAGAGCACCTCCTTCCGACCCGCTGGTGGGTGACACTGAACTGGACACTGGCACTTTGACTGACAGTGCCTCCATGTTGTCAAGGAAGCTCATCATCGGCCAGTCAGTGGcactaaaaaaaccccaaaacagtcAAGAAAAACAGGACATTTCTGCAGTACAATTTCATTTAAAAGGTGTAGCGAGTCCATCTCACCTGGTGTCTTTCAGCCACCTCTGATCCATCTCCTCCTGCCAGCCCTCGGGGGGACTCTCCTGCCAGGCGTTGAAGTAGCGAATGATCCCAGGATGCTCCAGCTTGGCCAGCGCCTTCACCTCCCGCATCACCTTCTCACGCGCTAGCTCCCTGACAGGACAAAGACCAGGTTAGGAAGTCATTTAGTGGCTGTAAGCTTTAAAGGTGTTTCTTAAAAGATGGTTCTTCTACTGTATTCTTCTTATCTTAACAAGTACAAGTTAGCTTAAATGACTGCGTTACAAAATAGAACAAAGATGTGAGAGGCGCCACCTGTTGGGCAGACGGATCCTTTTGATGGCGTAGTTGCAGTCGTCCACTTTGTTGCGAGCTTCAAACACTACGCCAAAGCCCCCGCGGCCCAGACACTGCACCGGCTCAAAGTCAGTCAGGTACCTGCCGAGTCCAGGGACATacgtcacacacgcacacacacacacacacacacacacacacacacacacacacacacacacacacacacacacacacacacacacacacacagtatggcTCAAACATCTGGAGGTCAACGGGGAAATGATAAATTATGGGCACTAATCATATTTGGGATGACAGCGCTGACAGTGACCTCGTGGCCAGCGGGCAGGGCGGGCTTGTTTTCAGCTGAGTTAGCCAATCATGCCAGTGTGGAAGAGAggtggtcaccatggtaacagGGCCAATTCTGTAGCTACATCGTGAGTAAAACTCACGTGTGACTTTCAAACACCAGCTCACAGTAGTAGTAGCAATGAAGGTTTTAGGGGTCGTTAAAGACATCATTTACAGCTAATGATATACCTGGACACGTATTCGCTGGAACGCGTCTCCGCAGTGACCGGTTCCTTTGCTTCAACAACCTCAAGGTCAAACTTGCTGTCAGTCTGGCACTGCGTCTCTGACTCTTTGCGTTGCTTGGAAGAAAAAGGAGGACAGAACACAGTGATAGCCAAGTCCACATGAACTGGTTTAATGTAATTATGCGCTAGTTGCAAAACTTcaactgtgtttttgtgtgtgtgtgtgtctgtgtgtgtgtatagactGTACAAACAGATAAAACTCTTCTTGCTTGTCTCATTTATGGATTTATTATCAGTCCCATTGATtcccattgttattattgtgccttttccggaaatgactttcttcatcATGCTGACAGGCTAAAATGGCCTCAGCGTAATAACAGTACTTTGGCATGCAACTGACAGTCGGGAGGGGTATTTGACTAAGACGTCCTTGATCAACtacattagtaaaaaaaaattctgctgtATGAAATAATCCATTACTGACCCCAGTGGGTGGAGACCCGTTTTAGAgcacaaactagttgagacccTTGCTGGACTCAATTTCGCCTCAATTGCTGCAATTCCACAgaatcaaacacatttttaacatgAAATGAATCAGTTACTGTGCTCATCCCTATTAGACATCCTCATAACCAATAATGTAGACTTAAGCTATTCAGGGGTGTGTGAGCCGCACTTACCCGTATGTAGGCCACAGGCGCAGGAGGGTGGAAGAACTTGCGTACGATGTAGGTGGTGGCGGCGATGCAAAAGACGATGGTGCCAAGAATCTCCTTCCACCagggcagcagcagcaccggGTCTTTTTTCCTGCCGTTGTCGGCGCGCGACCCGCTTCTTTTAATCACGCTCACGGCGCTGTCCCGCTTACCCCGGTACCTCTTGCCGTAGGGGAAGTAATAACCGTTATCTACCGGGGACGGACACATAATATGGGTTACTTATTGGAGTCTTACTTGATAGGATGAGCAAGATCTCACCATAAGGATACTGCAGTATAGACAGGGCTCCATTGCTGTATTCATCATAAGAGAATTTGTCATTGTTCAGACACTTGTCGAACTCATCGGAGCCGACCAAGGCTGGAGTCCGAGACGGGGAATCTACATCAAGGACAAGTTGGAGAAGAAGTGGAGAGAGCAGAAGAGAGGAATCAATAAATGTTTTAACTTGTCAGAAAGACTAAGGTTGACTTGTCCTGATTAAGGGTGTGACGGTACCTCACAAGCGCGATTCGGTACATACCTCGGTTTAAGATTACTGAATGATGATGAACAGATGGGTTGTCAGTTGTGGTATGTTCATATGAGGTGTGCTAAAGGGatggttcggattttttgacataaagttgtatgacatccccatcagcattgtagtccaacagcgacttaccccccacttggtcccctcagtccagttctggtcagatttcggtaATACGTAGTCCCAGGTAATCATTGGGGTTATAcaaataaagagtttggcttctcaaaacaagatgcgttcaaaagagtaatacatttgcattcttgtgtatgtgacgaagacgctcgcatcttctccCGCTGTGGAACAtgcatgtaaacaagatggccacggcgctCCGTCGTGGaggaagatgcgagcgtcttcgtcacatacacaagaatggacaggtgacagtgcgcagggatacggcgggagacaaatataacgccaaacaatttgtgaggtcagatttttgttcgaggaggcatttttgtaatgcaaatgtattactcttttgaacgcatattgttttcagaaacctaactccttacttgtggaaccccagcgactacctgggactatgttcttcatcaccgaaatccgaccagaactggactttggagaccaagtggggggtaagtc
This window contains:
- the eif2ak3 gene encoding eukaryotic translation initiation factor 2-alpha kinase 3 isoform X2; this encodes MSWFTNVPVLQMERGLHFGKGSAAIARREPQLVGRGSGTTPVDDGDNVMKLHLEKVVGATAIAAADVTVEDDEAVETEETLGGSHGDVPVRRSLVIISTLDGHISALDPHNQGRKQWDLDVGSGCLVSSSLSKPEVFGNKMVIPSLDGALFQWNRDRESMEAVPFSVESLLESSYRIGDDTVLVGGKSLTTYGLGTYSGKLRYICSAVGCRHWCEDELDGEDVLLLQRTQKTVRAIRPRSGTEKWNFSVGNFELKLVPEAKSTISFLEGEVANGNSWSEHQRIISEESKEQERADHKKNHNLDLVIKVSVPDWKVMAFSTEPDGQLVWEHQFCTPIASAWLVGGGKVTPISLFDDTAYSNQSETDEEEDDDNPGKSKDASASSVYLGMFQGQLYLQSSVRISEKFPSKAIGSEKDIIPLPIVKWKPLIHSPSRTPALVGSDEFDKCLNNDKFSYDEYSNGALSILQYPYDNGYYFPYGKRYRGKRDSAVSVIKRSGSRADNGRKKDPVLLLPWWKEILGTIVFCIAATTYIVRKFFHPPAPVAYIRQRKESETQCQTDSKFDLEVVEAKEPVTAETRSSEYVSRYLTDFEPVQCLGRGGFGVVFEARNKVDDCNYAIKRIRLPNRELAREKVMREVKALAKLEHPGIIRYFNAWQESPPEGWQEEMDQRWLKDTSATDWPMMSFLDNMEALSVKVPVSSSVSPTSGSEGGALEPSVNGHHPLLSSSSREAAGFSMNGDLSFHPVLGHDSLMSERDSQADPEASDTPESFELCPPRGPSDCTSSSFDIVFEDSGCDGDADAETDSASSAAHPDSANVEKNGSSSSHTKQQENSHPSSSSPPRPTSLALALPSFPPSQRAQPSPKVYLYIQMQLCRKENLKDWMAQRCLPEQREHNQCLDIFLQIAEAVDFLHSKGLMHRDLKPSNIFFTMDDVVKVGDLGLVTAMEQEEDEDEHEHSALTPAPLLTRHTGQVGTKLYMSPEQLSGHSYSHKVDIYSLGLILFELLHPFRTQMERVRTLTEVRALHFPECFSKNNFQELSMVRSMLSRSPSERPEAADITGTPLFQELELPCRLAIRQRSRTYSASSAGRPARQTSAT
- the eif2ak3 gene encoding eukaryotic translation initiation factor 2-alpha kinase 3 isoform X1: MSWFTNVPVLQMERGLHFGKVSISLLLLLLLKVLIGLGSSHIQGSAAIARREPQLVGRGSGTTPVDDGDNVMKLHLEKVVGATAIAAADVTVEDDEAVETEETLGGSHGDVPVRRSLVIISTLDGHISALDPHNQGRKQWDLDVGSGCLVSSSLSKPEVFGNKMVIPSLDGALFQWNRDRESMEAVPFSVESLLESSYRIGDDTVLVGGKSLTTYGLGTYSGKLRYICSAVGCRHWCEDELDGEDVLLLQRTQKTVRAIRPRSGTEKWNFSVGNFELKLVPEAKSTISFLEGEVANGNSWSEHQRIISEESKEQERADHKKNHNLDLVIKVSVPDWKVMAFSTEPDGQLVWEHQFCTPIASAWLVGGGKVTPISLFDDTAYSNQSETDEEEDDDNPGKSKDASASSVYLGMFQGQLYLQSSVRISEKFPSKAIGSEKDIIPLPIVKWKPLIHSPSRTPALVGSDEFDKCLNNDKFSYDEYSNGALSILQYPYDNGYYFPYGKRYRGKRDSAVSVIKRSGSRADNGRKKDPVLLLPWWKEILGTIVFCIAATTYIVRKFFHPPAPVAYIRQRKESETQCQTDSKFDLEVVEAKEPVTAETRSSEYVSRYLTDFEPVQCLGRGGFGVVFEARNKVDDCNYAIKRIRLPNRELAREKVMREVKALAKLEHPGIIRYFNAWQESPPEGWQEEMDQRWLKDTSATDWPMMSFLDNMEALSVKVPVSSSVSPTSGSEGGALEPSVNGHHPLLSSSSREAAGFSMNGDLSFHPVLGHDSLMSERDSQADPEASDTPESFELCPPRGPSDCTSSSFDIVFEDSGCDGDADAETDSASSAAHPDSANVEKNGSSSSHTKQQENSHPSSSSPPRPTSLALALPSFPPSQRAQPSPKVYLYIQMQLCRKENLKDWMAQRCLPEQREHNQCLDIFLQIAEAVDFLHSKGLMHRDLKPSNIFFTMDDVVKVGDLGLVTAMEQEEDEDEHEHSALTPAPLLTRHTGQVGTKLYMSPEQLSGHSYSHKVDIYSLGLILFELLHPFRTQMERVRTLTEVRALHFPECFSKNNFQELSMVRSMLSRSPSERPEAADITGTPLFQELELPCRLAIRQRSRTYSASSAGRPARQTSAT